TAGCTTGGGAACTGTGTGGGAGTGGGACCCTGATCCTGGTTTGAGGTTTAGGAAATAGAGGGTCCATCATTCACAAGAACCTAGCTTGTGGGTCCTCTCCTGGTGGAGGAGGAGAAGCCAGGTGGAATGAAGTGTGATGGGGTCAAACTCATACCTGCAGCTCTGCACATAGATGGGTCTGGGAGCCTCTGCTCAGAGCGGGCAGGGCAGTAACTGAAGGTATGACAGTGGACAGGGCTTCGGGGAGGCGGAGGCAGGGGTGCTGTGCAGGGAAGACCCTCAGGGGAACACCAAATAGCCCAGCCAGGCTAACCAAAGCCTTGATTCTTtgtgccccccaggtgccccccaccctctcACCTCTCCCATCCTCTGCTGTCCTGATGTTAAGCAGCCACTGTTCTCAGGAGtctggggaaggcaggaggggagatccatgtgtttgttttccttgcttaTTGATCCAGTGCATGTGCTACAGTGCCTAACTTCTGCTGGGCGCTGTCCCGGGTTGTGGGGATGCAGTAACAAGATGAAGTCAGTCATCGGGCAGATCCTGATAGAGCACTAGGATCGAGGCACTGGAGGGAACGTGTAGGGAGCCCAGAGGCTCCCTGACAGGTTGACATTCAGAGGCTTGGTGAGAGGAGGTGACACCTTGCCAGCCCCTAGGGTGAGTGACAGGAAGTAAAGAGTAAGAGAGGCATGTGCTAATAAGCATGTGCAGCAGCTGCACGCACATGGTTGAGGAGCCAGAAGAGGCCAAGGGGCCCGCTCACTGGGCAGGAAGTGAGCAGTGTGTAGAGGCAGTGTGGAGGCAGTAGACATGGAGTCTACCCCTGCCTGGCTCACCACTGAGAGCAGTGCTGAAAGACACTGCTGGTTCTGGGCAGTGTGTCCTGTGTTACCCTAGGCAGGTGTTAAAAGTGTGGTTCCAGTTCAGTAGGTCCCTCTGCATTGCTGGTTCACACTCAGATCACACCTTGGGCAGTAGGGCTCTAAGAGACACATGTTTTCTAATGATCGATTGTCTTAAGTATTCTGGCTCCCTTGGAGCCAGATTCCTCCTGGGCCCTGCTGTCCCTGTGTGTAGACTATTCTGacagcaaggagagagaaaagccgAGAAGGACCTGACACCCACCTGAAGGCCCTGCTCCCACCACCCACACTCCCACCCGCCCTGGGTGGAAGAGCAGGGCTGGTTGTCTTGGGTTATGCTGAGGGTGAGGTGCTAGAGGCGGAACATctctgagccccatgttagggTGCACTAAGGCATCTGTGCTGAGGTCCCTAAGATGACCCAAGCACAGGTTTGATGACTTAATGAGGGGGGCTCCCAGGACCAAGTATACAGCCACAGTGGGGAAAGGCTGGAGAAATGAGGCACCATCTTAATAGAGTCCTTGCTGCATGCGGTCATGAGGGCCGTGCTTAAGTCCTCAGGTTATGGCAGCACTTGTGGAATGTTCTCGAATGCAGATGCGTGATGGAGGTTTGGTCAGTGCCCAGGGTGTGTTTCTGTGTTTCAGAAAGCACATTGTATAAACAGTTGAGAGACAGCACCTGTTATTAGTCAGGGAATACTTGGGGGGACTTCCTGCCCTGAAATCCAGCTTCCCAGACACCAGCCACAGACCAAGGTTGCAAGGAGTCCTAAGAAAAGCAGTCAAAACTGCTGTGTTTTCTCTGCATTGGATTGTGATTGGTGAGACATTTTGCTCCAGGAGTTCCATCTACCTTGTCTCGTGCTCTGTGCTAGGCCCCAGGCACAAAATAGTCCTGCCCTTGTACAGTTGACAGCTGTTGTGTGAGCCAGGAGTAAACTGGAACACAGCTACGCATAAAATCCTACAGAGCTGGTGCACTACTTTGAAGGGTGCTGATAGAATCCCAGCAGTGAACATAGAAGACCAGGACAGTCACTCTAAGGTGATCTAGAGTTAGAGACCCCAACATTGGAGCTGCATGAAGGAAGTGAAGCCACAGAGGTGTGGCACTGTCCTCTCCAGACACCTAGCCCTGCGGTCAGGCTCTGTGGGTCATGGTAAGGATTTGGAGTCTGACTATAAGAGTATAGTGAGAAACCCCTTAAAATCCAAACAGGACACTGGCTTATTAGCCATCAAGTATGTAACTCGCTACAGCACGGATAAACCTGGCAAGCATGTCacgtgaaagaagccaatcacagaaGACCACACAGTGTATGATTTATACATCTGTTTATACGACCTGTCTGGAATAAGCAGATTGTAGAGTGGCAAGCAGAATAgtgattgggggagggggaaggggaatgACTACTAATAGGTGTGGGGCCTTCTTTTGGGGTGATGGGAAAAGAAAGTTCTGGAACCAGGTAGAAGTGGTAGTTGTACAACCTCATGACTGCTTAATGCTGTTGAATTATGTAATTCCAAAGGAGGAAAACCAGTACCTTTTAGGTTTTATATGTTTTGCTGCAAACAGGACTGGCTCCCCCTGCCAGCTGGTCACAGAGCCAATGCAACAGTGGTGGGGGATGATGATTTTTGTGCTGAAGAGGCTTTGTGCTCCTTGGCTTTATGTTGGGGAGGGCTGCAGGTCCTTGTGTTTTGGGGTTTTCCTCAGAAAATTTGGCTCCCCACCTGGAAGGCACATTCCTTGCCCCTTCCTGGTCCTATCTCTCCCTTTGTTCTCACCTACAGATGTTGGCTGACGATGCGGAAGCGGGCGCAGAGGATGAGAAGGAAGTGGAGGAACTGAAGAAGCAGGGCATCAACCCCCTGCCCAAACCACCCCCGGGCGTGggcctcctgcccacccctcctcgGCCCCCTGGCCCCCCGGCTCCGACCTCTCCCAATGGCAGGCCCATGCAGGgcggacccccacccccacccccgcctccgcccccaccccctgggccccCCCAGATGCCTATGCCAGTGCATGAGCCACTGTCCccgcagcagctgcagcagcagcaggacatGTACAACAAGAAGATCCCCTCCTTGTTTGAGATCGTAGTACGGCCCACAGGCCAGCTGGCAGAGAAGCTAGGCGTGAGGTGAGTGCCTTGGGCCCCCAGAGTCAGGCTGGTGGGCCAGTTCTGGCCTCAGCCAGGCTCCTCTGTGCTGGGGACCTATCACTGTGAGCCTGGTCTGAGCCCTCGGTGACCAACCACGTGGACACCTCCATGTCTTCTCAGGGGGGTGGCTAACCACTCTTGCTCTGCAGCCTCCTCACGGTTACCCTCTCTTCCTCCTAGGTTCCCTGGACCCGGAGGACCGCCAGGGCCAATGGGCCCTGGGCCCAACATGGGCCCCCCGGGGCCCATGGGGGGCCCAATGCATCCCGACATGCATCCTGACATGCATCCTGACATGCACCCCGACATGCACCCTGACATGCACCCCGACATGCCGATGGGCCCTGGCATGAACCCTGGCCCACCCATGGGACCTGGTGGCCCCCCAATGATGCCCTATGGTCCTGGAGACTCCCCACATTCTGGAATGATGCCCCCCATCCCACCATCCCAGAACTTCTATGAAAACTTTTACCAGCAGCAGGAGGGCATGGAGATGGAGCCGGGACTCATTGGGGACGCAGGTAtgcagggctgggtgggggctggggtgccaCTGCAGTGTCTGGGGAACATAGTCAGGAAGACTTGGGTTTTCTCCTCGGCCCGAGTCTTTCAGAGCATGAATCCAACTCCATCTCTGTCCCGTGAGTGGTTGCACGTTTTCAGTGATGAGGCATTCGCTACCCTATTGAGGTTGAAAGGAGTCTTGTGATACTATCAGtgtaatttatttaatgcttTACAAATTTTGCTGGCTGTGCCTGGAATCAGGACCATGAGAAGTCAGAAGAGCAGATATAGAATGGTTGTGGGCTCTGAGGTGGAGGCTTCCTCTCCAAAGCGGCCTCTTTCCAGATGGTTCTCAGCTTGGAGTTGAGGGTGTCAGCCTTGCGCCTCTGCTTGTTCTGTCCCCATGACTgaccatcttccttccttcctttccttccttccttattcaaACAAGAATGTGTATTGGTAACAATTTAAATGTCTGCCAGTTAGGGTGGTCGGCCGACTGTGCCATGGCCTTTGGGAAGGATAGGGTGAGTCTGCTACTGCCAGCTCCCAGGCTTGGTGCCGGGCCCAGGGTCAGAGCCAACAGGGCAGCCATGGTCCTTGCCTTAGCCACATTGTGGTtgaggaaaacaggaaaagcGTAAGTAAGCGTGGAAGCTCATCTCAGCATGGATCATTTCTCGAGAAAGTCAAACAGTGCTTATGGCAGAGGCAGGTCAAGAGCGTCAGTACCATGTGGGGACAATCAACGGAGGCCTCTCTGAGAAGTGAATGTTGGAGCGTGAAGGGGAGGAAGCCAAGGTGCAGAGACCCCAGGCCACTCAGCTCAggtgagaaaggcagaggcagccaTGTAGCTTGGAAAGGGAAGACAGGAGAGAGAAGTCCCTGTGTGGGACTCTGACAGCCCTGGTGAGGTGGCCTCATTGCAAGAATGAAAGGGTACAGGCAGAGGCATTTGAGGGTGATGGGTAGTTGAGGCTGCAGTGGATTCATCAAAGCTTCTGGGCTGCTGTGGAGTCGTCTTGGGCAGAGGCGCCTGCAAAGGGGCACAAATTAGCAAAGCTGGGCTTCATGGTGTGGAGATAGTGCCATGGGGTCAGTGTGTCTCCCCATATACATGTTATagggcaggaaggagcagagggggatgCCGGCCGTGGGGCAGAGTCACTGGGTGGGTGCTCACGCCATCCCTGATGCCAGGAAGTCCTACTGGAGAGAGCCAGATTACGGTGGGTGGGGAGCATCTCTGCTTTGGCTGCTCCCTTAAGCTGGAGACGCCCATTTGATAACTATGGAAATGTTGAGGGGTGTCAGAAAGACTGCTAGACTGGAGGTTAGTGTGAGTCTCTGGCATCTGGTGTAGGTAGTGTTCAAATCCATGAGAGCAGATTTGGGGGCAAGGAGCAGGAGCTTTAGAAAGATAAGTGACATGTTCTCAGGTCAGGAAAGCAGGCTTTGTGAGGGCGGTGCTGTGGTTccctttttttcataaatatatggaaaaaggTCTGGGTGTGGAGGAAAAGCAAGTCCATCAAGCTGTTAACAGTAGGTGTTTCTAGAGTAATTCACTCTAATTCCTATATCAGGAAATctacccttttaaagtatactgCTCAGTTGTTTTTACTATATTCACAGCTCTACAGCTTTGGGAAATTCGCTCTGGCCATACgttccatgcaggggagcctgcaACTGCTTTTTCACTGAGTGAGCCCAGCTCCGCACTAGGGTGCTGCATAGCATAGGCTTCCACACTGAGCTCACATGTTCTGAAGTTTAGGGGCTTAGAAGAAGATGACATTTCACTTTTTGCCTTATACACTTCAGggatgaaatatttacaaatcattttaagTCTCTAAGTTTAACTTAAATTACAGCTTCACTTTCTTGGTAGCACTGGCCATATTCAGACACTCAGTAGCTGTGGAGGGTGGTGGTGGCAAGTTGCACAGTGCAGCTGTGGAACATCTTGTCACCGCAGGACATCCTATGTGTATGGGGCAGCGCTGACCAGATGATGTTTCAACAagcatacacacacgcacatagtCTCCCTCTACAGCCACCCTGTTCCCCCACCCGGGCTCTGATGTGGGTAGAGTTTGTGGAGATTGGTGGCTGATGTCAGGCATCTGCCTGCCTTGCTGGAGTGAAGGCAGAGCCTTCAGCCTAGTGCTTCCTAGATGCTGGGTGGGAGAAGCACCCACTGGCCCTGGCCTTAACTGCAGCAGCATACTGAGGAGGATTTGTGGGGTTCCAGAACCCACAaaggtgggaggagcaggaatGACCCAGGGGCCTTCTGGTTTGACAtgtggccatagcaacattttggttatttccttctgtttataagttgttgttgttgttgttttaagattttgtttatttattcatgagagacacacacacacagagagagagagagagagagagagaggcagagacacaggcagagggagaagcaggctccatgcagggagatcgATGTGGGATTCGCTCTTGGAACACTGGGATCagatgccctgaggcaaaggcagactctaaactgctgagccacccaggcatccctgttcatAAGTTTTTGTTCACCAGGGTTGAGCTCGTATTACGAGCTCTCTATGACATGCAGTGTTTTTCTGTTCTGGCTATTATAAAGAAACCGTAAAGTGAATGTTCATTGCCAGTAATTAGAGGAGATCCAAAAGCATGTGGGGTCCAAAATGAAAGACCCTTCAGCCCTGTCTGCCCAGTCTCGTTCCCAGGGGGACTGTTTTCTGTCTTCAAAGCCTTTTCTTTGCGTTTTATAAACATCTGTATGACGTTCCGTCCTGTGTTCAGCATTTGCCCACATCACCAAATTGTGCTGTGAACCCCATTTTCAGTGGCTGCATTCTGGGTGGGATCCCCTTGTTGGCTGCTATCGGGCTTTCTGTGGGGACTGTCCTGGGAGGGTAGGAAGGGTTGGGCTGCACGTTGTCACCCATCACCATTGGGGGGTGGTTCTCTGGTCAAGGGTGCACAGGTGGGCTGGAGTTGGCTACGAGGCCCTTCCCGACACGAACCCTGGTTCTTCCCTGCCACAGAGGACTACGGGCGCTACGAAGAGctgccgggggagccgggggagcaCCTCTTCCCCGAGCCCCCTCTGGAGCCTGACAGCTTCTCTGAGGGAGGGCCCCCAGGCCGGCCGAAGCCGGGCGCCGCTGTCCCCGActtcctgccctcagcccagaggGCCCTGTACCTGAGGATccagcagaagcagcaggaggaggaggagagagcgAGGAGGCTGGCTGAGAGCAGCAAGCAGGACCGGGAGAATGAGGAAGGCATGTGtcctccccaggggcaggggcttcccAGACAGGCACGGGCCCGCTGGGCCACTGTGCAGTGGAGCGGTGGGGAAGGCCTAGGTGGGGGTTTGTGTCGGAAAGGAGCCTGTGGCCAGGAAGGATCCTTGGCCCAGGGCCGTGAAGCCAGGCTGCGGATGCTGCATTGCATGTCCCTAAGAAAATTGGAAGTCAGGGCTGCTGTTCTGTGTTTTGAGGGTCAAGAAAGACCCTGATCCCATCAAGGAGGGAGGTGGGCTGGTCCCTGGAGGAGACCATAGCCAACAGGATTTCCCTTCTGCGCCCTTAGAGAGAAGGCTGGAAGGAGAGGCTCACAGCCCCTTTCCCTAGACCATGTTCCCAGAAAGTCAGCAGATGACAGCTAGTTGCTGACATCAACCAGTAACACAGTCCCAGCTGCCAGATCGCTCGGTGCCACACAGTGGACCTGATGGCATCCAGCCCAGGAGGAAATGGGGTAGACAAATGGTGTCTAGAACCAGGAGCCTGAGGCCACAGGTGGCCCTTGTGGGAGTccaggagcaggtggggacaggggGAAGAGGGGACAGCGCCCTCCATTGGTGGCTCTGGTTTTACCTGCCCAGAAGGTTGGACTTAGGCCAGTTTCTGAGTCAGCCCACCCGGCCCCGCCTCTCATCAGCCGGTGACTGCCCTTCCCATGGTAACATGGCAAGGGGCCGGTGGACCAGTGTCTGTGAGCCCCAAGTGAGAGCAGAATCAGTGGTAGCTGCGCCCagctgcccagggctgggcctgccGTGTTGGGAACTCAGTCTGTGGAGGGTGAGAACGAGGTggcagggccctgggccaggaTGCGGAGCTcagtccctgctctgcccctgaTCTCATGGCACTGTCCACAcctctgctttctcatctgtCAACAGGGCTTGATAATACTGCTTCCTGGGTGGTTGTGAGAATTAATAAGACCAAGCACTTAGAGCAGTGCTGGCACATGGGGGAAAGGTCTAGAAACATTAGCTAGTGACCTGCCAGGCTCAGCCCACCTGAGCTCAGTGTCTGTTCATGGCCGCCTGCCaagggaggggaaactgaggttgtCAGAGGTAAGGCAGAGGAGCCGTTCACCCAGTGGGCTGCTGTGGGGTCCACAAGGGCTGGTACCACATGTGGTCACtcacctccctcttcctctgttcttcctTAGGTGACACGGGAAACTGGTACTCTAGTGATGAGGATGAGGGTGGGAACAGCGTCACTTCCATCCTGAAGACCTTGAGACAGCAGACCTCTAGCAGACCCCAGGCTTCCGTCGGGGACCTGAGCAACAGTGGGCTAGGAGATCCCCGCCTCCAGAAAGGACACCCCACAGGAGGCCGGCTGGCTGACCCTCGCCTCAGCCGGGACCCCAGACTCACCCGCCATGCCGAGGCTTCCAGCGGGTCTGGCCCAGGAGACACAGGGCCCTCCGACCCTCGGTTGGCTCGCTCCCTGCCCGCCCCAAAACCTGAAGGCGGCCTTCATTCCAGCCCTGCAGGCCCTGGAGGCTCCAAGGGGGCTGGACCACCCCctgcagaagaggaggaaggggagcgGGTCCTACGGGAGAAGGCCATGACCATTCCCCTGGACCCTCTCCCTGGACACCCACTGCGGGACCCAAGATCCCAGCTGCAGCAGTTTAGCCACATCAAGAAAGATGTGACCCTGAGCAAGCCAAGCTTCGCCCGCACTGTGCTCTGGAACCCTGAAGACCTGATCCCCTTGCCCATCCCCAAGCAGGACGCGGTCCCCCCtgtccctgcagccctgcagtcCATGCCCACCCTGGATCCCAGGCTGCACCGTGCCACTGCCACAGGACCCCCCAACCCTCGACCGCGCCTGGGCACCTCCACAGACCCTGGCACATCCGGGTCTAACCTGCCTGACTTTGAGCTCCTCTCTCGCATCCTTAAGACCGTCAATGCCACGGGCCCCTCAGCAGCCCCTGGCTCCAGCGACAAGCCCAGTGACCCCCGGGTGCGGAAGGCACCAACCGACCCTCGGCTTCAGAAACCAGCAGACTCTGCTGCCTCCTCCCGGGCTGCCAAGCCTGGCCCCACTGAAGCATCCTCTCCAGTCGGCAGCCCCAGCGGGGAGTCCTCCCCACCAGCCACCGCCCCCTACGACCCCCGAGTGCTGGCTGCCGGtgggctgggccagggcagcGGGAGCAGCCAGAGCAGTGTGCTGAGTGGCATCAGCCTCTATGACCCCAGGACTCCCAACGCAGGTGGCAAAACTACTACAGAGCCGGTTGCTGATGCGGGCGCCCAGCCCAAGGGCCCCGAGGGCAATGGCAAGAGCTCAGCCACGAAGGCCAAGGAACCCCCCTTCATCCGTAAGTCCGCCCTGGAACAGCCAGAATCTGGGAAGTCCAGTGCAGATGGCAGTGCAGCCACAGCCACAGACAGATACAACAGTTACAACCGGCCCCGGCCCAAGGCTGCAGCAGCCCCCGCCACTACTCCTGGCGCCCCGCCACCAGAGGGTGCCTCTCCCCAGCCTGGTGTGCACAACCTGCCAGTGCCTACCCTCTTTGGGACTGTGAAACAGACGCCCAAGACGGGCTCTGGGAGCCCATTTGCTGGCAACAGCCCAGCCCGCGAGGGTGAGCAGGACGCGGGGTCCctgaaagatgtttttaaaggCTTTGACCCCACTGCCTCCCCCTTTTGCCAGTAGTGTTAAGATGGAGTCAAGtgctccctgcaccccacccttCCCAGGGCAATATTTAAGGGCAGCAACCAGAGTTGGGaacttggggggaggggggctccgggtgttttttttttttttcctctccatctctctcgctttttctctctctttctctttttatgtttctctcttttttaatagtACTTTATTTACAgcatataaattgtatataacCATTTTCACTCAGTTCTGGTCAGTGCTGTGGGGCTCCCAGGCCCCCGCCAGGAAAACCTACTTGTGTACATGAGCAGTGGCCagtcctctgagcctcagccccAGCTGGCACTCCCTCTGGCCGGGCTCAGTTGTCAGGGACTCTCTAAAGGCTGGAGCCCCAGTCTGGTGGCTGGGGGTCCAGTGGGTTTTCTGGGCAAAGCCTGGCCCATCCTCggccccccgcccacccccggaGGACAAAGGGAACAGTAGGTGCCCAAAGGCACCAAATGCTGCTCACCCCATATGAGTGAGGAGAGAGGAAGCCGAAACAGTGGGCAGGCCCTGACCTGTTTCAGGGACCGAAGGAAGGAAACCATtcgaaagaaaggcagagagccCTTGGAAGCTGCCTGGTCCAGGAGAAGCAAGCCCCTTCTGCTCCTGTCTCATACGGATTCacaccccagcctccctgctgccctccgtCCAGAGTTCGTTCTCAGACCCACACACCCTCCGCCCACATCAGAAGACTCCAGGGTGAGAGATGGACCTGGAGGTGGCAGGGCTGGTGTGGAGTGGCATACCTAAAGCTGCCTCCAGGAGGCAGCCTCCACAGACCGTGTGTTGTCTGTCAGTATTAGCCCCTGTCCTGTCCCGTTGCAGCCacaccctcttcccctccaggCTGAGGTCTTTCCTGGTCCTCAGGAGCCAGAGCACCCAGTGTGCTGGCCCCAGCCCTAATGGGGATAGCTCAAGGATCCGCGGTGTGGCCGCTCCACCAGGCTCCCGCTGCTGGGAGCCCCGGGTGATTCTTGGCAAAGTGTTTTCTGCTCTCCGCTCACTTCGAACCTCCTTTGCACCTTGTCTAACTTAGGGCCCGTGGTTTTGGTGTGTTTGGTTTTCTTCCCAGCTGACAGGTGCATGGGTTCAAAGGCATGTCACAGTGGTGGATTTGGGGGGCTTGAAAGGGCAGAGGCTagtcagggcagggtggggggctgctgggcCCCTCTAGGAACGGCCCCGTGGGACCCCCTGCTTGCAGGTGGAAGGCGAGGAACCAGAAGTCTACATCCTGCTCCCCTCCTCCGGCTGAGCCGGGATGGGAGCAGAGACGTCTGCACTGGGCTCTCCCTacctgccccaggaccctggctgaGGTCCAGCTCTGTCCACAGAGCTCCGGAGGAGGGCCCACCCTGTGGAGGTGGCCTTGGGGAGGCCAGCCTGGGGTTCGAAGGTCCTTCCCGTCTGTGTGTTAGCACCTGCTGGCCGCCTCTTGCCTTTTTCTCCTCATCCCATCACCACACTTGGCTTGTGTAAGGCCCCCACCTCTTCCTTGCTAATAATGAGGAAACCTGATGACCCAGACAAAGGGTTTCCCCTCCCAGCTCCTTGGGGTGGGAGGTGAGTGAGGCTCCTGTACCAAACCCCTgtccccagaaaaagaaaaaacagtcatTGAGTTTGGGGCTGGAAGCTAGGGCGGGAGAAGGCAGCCCACAGGGTCAGTGCGCTGTGATCAGGTTTggtttgtctttgtcttttctgtttttgttgtttttaaacaatcATTAGTGAGATTTTTCTTCAGCCACCAGTGTTGGCCTTGAAGCAAAGGGCTGTAGCCCTTGGTGTTTGTAAAATAAGTAAGAATACACAGTGtggctgtggatttttttttttctccctcctttcagaattttcttttgtaaaagcaaaattaaatactttttttaaaaccgAAATCTGTGGATGAAATAGAAGCTGGAACCCTCCTGTCGGAATATTCAGCCTAAGAACCTCATGGGACTATGAATTCCCCCGAAATTTTCATTTGCCATCAGGctaagcttttaaaaacaaaatgttctctAACCAGGATTGTAACAAAAGTGTAAATACTACTTCAGAGTTGAGAGTTGATGGTGCAAATATGTATATAAcgtactgtatttttacaatgaTCATCGCATGACTGTCCCAGCTCCCTTTTTGTACTCCTTATCTGTCTTCCAGAAATGTCACCTGCCCTTTCTCCTGTGGTCTCTTAATCCAATAATTGTATTACTGCCATTAAAGGatgcagttattttaaaaaccctgCAGTCTCGCCTTTCTATGCTGCCCCCACCATCCCTTGCCCTGGGAATGACAAGACCTAGGTCTGTTCTCTTAGCAGCCTGACATTTGTGATTACACAGTGGGATCGGTGCCTAAAACAGGCCATGCTTTCCTTAGCAGTTGGCACCTGCCTCCCATGGTTCCTGATTCCCTGTTTTGGGCCAGCCTCAGCATGCAGAGATAACAGGGGTGAGCTGCATAGCACTGCCTCTGCACAACCCAGGGAAGGCCAACAGGACTGGCTTCCAGGGATGAGAAGAAACAGGAGCCCTGACCACTACAGACTGAATGTGTGTTTTGCCTCAAAATTAGtagagtggggatccctgggtggcgcagcagtttagcacctgcctttggcccagggtgcgatcctggagacccgggatcgaatcccacgtcgggctcccagtacatggagcctgcttctccctctgcctatgtctctgccccccaccctctatcataaataaataaaaataaaaaatcgtATAGTAACACACCTGTTTCCCCAGTGCCATGTGTTGGGAGGTGGTGAGGTCAGGGGGATGGAGCTCTTCCACTGCTTACTGGTCTACACTGGTAAGCTCTAAGTTTACATAAAAATTGCAGGATGCATGAATTTCTTCCAATTCACCCATATTGAGTGAGGATGACTTCACCTGTGACTCAAAGCTCCTAACTCAGCTGGCTTTAACAGCTAGGAGTCCAGCATCTCAGGAAGGTCAGCAGGGCAGTTCTGGAGTTGGTCAAGTTGGAGTGGACTCTAGACCCTCTGGGGCCAGCTTTCATACTGCTGGTCATCCCCTCAGGATTGCAAGATGGCTAGAGCACCTGGCAGTGTCCGTGTAAAAGTAAAGAGGGAAATCCGTCTCTCCCCATGAGCGAGGGAACGCTTCCTGGAAACCCCTCGGCAGACTCCTGTCCGGTCTCATTGGCTCTCTGCGTTGGTCGCTGGCAGGAGGGATGCTGAAGTCTCGTGTTTTGTTCTTAGACTAATCAAAGTTCCAGtgtccaagggatccctgggtggcg
This portion of the Vulpes lagopus strain Blue_001 chromosome 2, ASM1834538v1, whole genome shotgun sequence genome encodes:
- the ZC3H4 gene encoding zinc finger CCCH domain-containing protein 4 isoform X2, coding for MEAAPGTPPPPPSESPQPPSPPPPSTPSPPPCSPDACPAAPHLLHHRLPLPDDREDGELEEGELEDDGAEETQDTSGGPERSRKEKGEKHHSDSDEEKSHRRLKRKRKKEREKEKRRSKKRRKSKHKRHASSSDDFSDFSDDSDFSPSEKGHRKYREYSPPYAPSHQQYAPSHTTSLPKKAYSKMDSKGYGMYEDYENEQYGEYEGDEEEDMGKEDYDDFTKELNQYRRAKEGSSRGRGSRGRGRGYRGRGSRGGSRGRGMGRGSRGRGRGSVGDHPEDEEDFYEEEMEYGESEEPMGDEDYDEYSKELNQYRRSKDGRGRGLSRGRGRGSRGRGKGMGRGRGRGGSRGGMNKGGMNDDEDFYDEDMGDGGGSYRRSDHDKPHQQSDKKGKVICKYFVEGRCTWGDHCNFSHDIELPKKRELCKFYITGFCARAENCPYMHGDFPCKLYHTTGNCINGDDCMFSHDPLTEETRELLDKMLADDAEAGAEDEKEVEELKKQGINPLPKPPPGVGLLPTPPRPPGPPAPTSPNGRPMQGGPPPPPPPPPPPPGPPQMPMPVHEPLSPQQLQQQQDMYNKKIPSLFEIVVRPTGQLAEKLGVRFPGPGGPPGPMGPGPNMGPPGPMGGPMHPDMHPDMHPDMHPDMHPDMHPDMPMGPGMNPGPPMGPGGPPMMPYGPGDSPHSGMMPPIPPSQNFYENFYQQQEGMEMEPGLIGDAEDYGRYEELPGEPGEHLFPEPPLEPDSFSEGGPPGRPKPGAAVPDFLPSAQRALYLRIQQKQQEEEERARRLAESSKQDRENEEGDTGNWYSSDEDEGGNSVTSILKTLRQQTSSRPQASVGDLSNSGLGDPRLQKGHPTGGRLADPRLSRDPRLTRHAEASSGSGPGDTGPSDPRLARSLPAPKPEGGLHSSPAGPGGSKGAGPPPAEEEEGERVLREKAMTIPLDPLPGHPLRDPRSQLQQFSHIKKDVTLSKPSFARTVLWNPEDLIPLPIPKQDAVPPVPAALQSMPTLDPRLHRATATGPPNPRPRLGTSTDPGTSGSNLPDFELLSRILKTVNATGPSAAPGSSDKPSDPRVRKAPTDPRLQKPADSAASSRAAKPGPTEASSPVGSPSGESSPPATAPYDPRVLAAGGLGQGSGSSQSSVLSGISLYDPRTPNAGGKTTTEPVADAGAQPKGPEGNGKSSATKAKEPPFIRKSALEQPESGKSSADGSAATATDRYNSYNRPRPKAAAAPATTPGAPPPEGASPQPGVHNLPVPTLFGTVKQTPKTGSGSPFAGNSPAREGEQDAGSLKDVFKGFDPTASPFCQ
- the ZC3H4 gene encoding zinc finger CCCH domain-containing protein 4 isoform X3; protein product: MPPTFRDTSAAVWEDGELEEGELEDDGAEETQDTSGGPERSRKEKGEKHHSDSDEEKSHRRLKRKRKKEREKEKRRSKKRRKSKHKRHASSSDDFSDFSDDSDFSPSEKGHRKYREYSPPYAPSHQQYAPSHTTSLPKKAYSKMDSKGYGMYEDYENEQYGEYEGDEEEDMGKEDYDDFTKELNQYRRAKEGSSRGRGSRGRGRGYRGRGSRGGSRGRGMGRGSRGRGRGSVGDHPEDEEDFYEEEMEYGESEEPMGDEDYDEYSKELNQYRRSKDGRGRGLSRGRGRGSRGRGKGMGRGRGRGGSRGGMNKGGMNDDEDFYDEDMGDGGGSYRRSDHDKPHQQSDKKGKVICKYFVEGRCTWGDHCNFSHDIELPKKRELCKFYITGFCARAENCPYMHGDFPCKLYHTTGNCINGDDCMFSHDPLTEETRELLDKMLADDAEAGAEDEKEVEELKKQGINPLPKPPPGVGLLPTPPRPPGPPAPTSPNGRPMQGGPPPPPPPPPPPPGPPQMPMPVHEPLSPQQLQQQQDMYNKKIPSLFEIVVRPTGQLAEKLGVRFPGPGGPPGPMGPGPNMGPPGPMGGPMHPDMHPDMHPDMHPDMHPDMHPDMPMGPGMNPGPPMGPGGPPMMPYGPGDSPHSGMMPPIPPSQNFYENFYQQQEGMEMEPGLIGDAEDYGRYEELPGEPGEHLFPEPPLEPDSFSEGGPPGRPKPGAAVPDFLPSAQRALYLRIQQKQQEEEERARRLAESSKQDRENEEGDTGNWYSSDEDEGGNSVTSILKTLRQQTSSRPQASVGDLSNSGLGDPRLQKGHPTGGRLADPRLSRDPRLTRHAEASSGSGPGDTGPSDPRLARSLPAPKPEGGLHSSPAGPGGSKGAGPPPAEEEEGERVLREKAMTIPLDPLPGHPLRDPRSQLQQFSHIKKDVTLSKPSFARTVLWNPEDLIPLPIPKQDAVPPVPAALQSMPTLDPRLHRATATGPPNPRPRLGTSTDPGTSGSNLPDFELLSRILKTVNATGPSAAPGSSDKPSDPRVRKAPTDPRLQKPADSAASSRAAKPGPTEASSPVGSPSGESSPPATAPYDPRVLAAGGLGQGSGSSQSSVLSGISLYDPRTPNAGGKTTTEPVADAGAQPKGPEGNGKSSATKAKEPPFIRKSALEQPESGKSSADGSAATATDRYNSYNRPRPKAAAAPATTPGAPPPEGASPQPGVHNLPVPTLFGTVKQTPKTGSGSPFAGNSPAREGEQDAGSLKDVFKGFDPTASPFCQ